A single region of the Jatrophihabitans sp. GAS493 genome encodes:
- a CDS encoding MBL fold metallo-hydrolase, whose protein sequence is MLIAGFPSAYTGTNCYVLAPAAGEQCVIVDPGIEVVKQLDEVIAEHRLHPAAVILTHGHFDHSFSVFPVCQARDVAAYIHPSDRDQLKDPWTGVGMRPGTPLFGQISFAEPDDVRELTDGATLQLAGLSLGVRHAPGHTSGSVIFTLDDDVSEGELLLSGDVLFQGSIGRVDLPGGSMEAMTASLRDVILPMDDAVTVYPGHGPSTTIGRERISNPYLMELQ, encoded by the coding sequence GTGCTCATCGCGGGGTTCCCGTCGGCCTACACCGGTACGAACTGCTACGTCCTGGCCCCTGCGGCCGGCGAGCAGTGCGTCATCGTCGATCCCGGCATCGAGGTGGTCAAGCAGCTGGACGAGGTCATCGCCGAGCACCGGCTGCACCCGGCGGCGGTGATCCTGACCCACGGCCACTTCGACCACAGCTTCTCAGTCTTCCCGGTCTGCCAGGCCCGTGACGTCGCCGCCTATATCCACCCGAGCGACCGCGACCAGCTCAAGGACCCGTGGACGGGCGTGGGAATGCGCCCGGGCACCCCGCTCTTCGGCCAGATCAGCTTTGCCGAGCCCGATGACGTGCGCGAACTCACCGACGGCGCGACCCTCCAACTCGCCGGACTGAGCCTGGGTGTTCGCCATGCGCCGGGTCACACGTCCGGATCGGTGATCTTCACCCTCGATGACGACGTCTCCGAGGGTGAGTTGCTGCTCAGCGGCGACGTCCTCTTCCAGGGCAGCATCGGACGGGTCGACCTGCCCGGCGGGTCGATGGAGGCGATGACCGCCTCGCTACGCGACGTCATCCTGCCGATGGATGACGCCGTCACGGTGTACCCGGGGCACGGGCCGAGCACCACGATCGGCCGTGAGCGGATCAGCAATCCGTATCTGATGGAGCTGCAATGA
- a CDS encoding peptidylprolyl isomerase, which yields MATNNQRREAAKRQLEQQLAQRQRQQSHKRGQMLIISIGGSIFVVLLLVLGLAIAEHHSDDKKSTAAAATGAASDTSAPTSAAPTSAAQSPTTPGDCDFTKDSSAAAKAVTLPPLTGNPVTGTAKVTMNTSQGVVAVTVDRALAPCTVESFLSLSKQKYYNDTPCHRLVTSGIYVLQCGDPTGSGSGGPGYTIPDEATGNEAYPAGTLAMARTSTAHSGGSQFFFVYKDSPSLAQNLGTLQYTVFGKVTTGLDVLQKIAAGGVADGSTDGSPKLPVQIKTVTVS from the coding sequence GTGGCGACGAACAATCAGCGTCGAGAGGCTGCCAAGCGTCAGCTCGAGCAGCAGTTGGCGCAGCGTCAGCGGCAGCAGTCCCACAAACGTGGGCAGATGCTGATCATCTCGATCGGCGGGTCGATCTTCGTGGTGCTCCTGCTCGTTCTGGGGCTGGCCATCGCCGAGCACCACAGCGATGACAAGAAGAGCACCGCCGCAGCGGCCACCGGCGCCGCGAGCGACACCTCGGCCCCGACCAGCGCGGCCCCGACGAGCGCGGCGCAGTCGCCGACCACGCCGGGCGACTGCGACTTCACCAAGGACAGCAGCGCGGCGGCCAAGGCCGTCACGCTCCCACCACTCACCGGCAATCCCGTCACCGGCACGGCCAAGGTCACGATGAACACGTCGCAGGGAGTCGTCGCGGTCACGGTTGACCGGGCGCTGGCGCCGTGCACCGTCGAGAGCTTCCTCTCCCTGTCCAAGCAGAAGTACTACAACGACACCCCATGCCACCGGCTGGTCACCAGCGGAATCTATGTCCTGCAGTGCGGCGACCCGACCGGCAGCGGGTCCGGCGGTCCGGGCTACACGATTCCGGATGAGGCGACCGGCAACGAGGCCTACCCGGCCGGCACGCTGGCCATGGCGCGTACCTCAACCGCGCACAGCGGCGGCAGCCAGTTCTTCTTCGTCTACAAGGACTCCCCCAGCCTGGCCCAGAACCTGGGAACCCTGCAGTACACGGTCTTCGGCAAGGTCACGACCGGCCTGGACGTGCTGCAGAAGATCGCCGCCGGCGGGGTCGCCGATGGCAGCACCGACGGTTCACCGAAGCTGCCGGTTCAGATCAAGACGGTGACGGTCAGCTAG
- a CDS encoding bifunctional (p)ppGpp synthetase/guanosine-3',5'-bis(diphosphate) 3'-pyrophosphohydrolase: protein MVAPKNAAPKASDTPQYRRRVRDRLARRLVAAPRQSSVKPVLEPLLAIHQNAHPKVDARLLQRGYDLAEERHRGQLRKSGDPYITHPLAVATILAELGMDTTTLVAALLHDTVEDTRTSLAEITTQFGADVAHLVDGVTKLDKVKFGDAAEAETIRKMIVAMARDPRVLVIKLADRLHNMRTLRFLPPAKQERKARETLEVLAPLAHRLGMNTVKWELEDLAFATLYPKRYDEIVRLVADRAPSRDTYLHEVIERVNNDLKEGAIKAAITGRPKHYYSIYQKMIVRGRDFTDIYDLVGIRVLVDTERDCYATLGVIHANWQPVPGRFKDYIAMPKFNMYQSLHTTVIGPGGKPVELQIRTHAMHRTAEYGIAAHWKYKEIKNVSAAEPSAVSDEMGWLRQLLDWQRETQEPDEFLDSLRYDLGANEVYVFTPKGEVVALPAGSTPVDFAYAVHTEVGHRCIGARVNGKLVALEGELDNGDTVEIFTSKAENAGPSRDWMAFVKSPRAKTKIRQWFARERREDAVDAGKTALTKAMRKAALPMQRMLGGDVLLTIARDLHLADITALYANIGEGHVSAQAVVQKLVAQLGGLEGAVEDLAETTRPSMDPPGSTIKRSSGDAGVVVKGVSDVWVKLARCCTPVPGDAIMGFVTRGGGVSVHRLACTNAAVLLEQQDRNVEVEWAPSSESVFVVSIQVEALDRHRLLSDVSRVLSDERVNILSASVSTNRDRVAVSKFTFELGEAKHLGHLLRTIRNVDGVYDVYRVHSN, encoded by the coding sequence ATGGTCGCCCCCAAGAACGCCGCACCCAAGGCCTCCGACACTCCGCAGTACCGGCGACGGGTTCGCGACCGGCTGGCTCGCCGACTGGTCGCCGCGCCGCGCCAGTCCAGCGTGAAGCCGGTGCTCGAACCGTTGCTGGCCATTCATCAGAACGCCCACCCCAAGGTCGATGCGCGGCTGCTGCAGCGCGGTTACGACCTGGCGGAGGAGCGTCATCGCGGGCAGTTGCGTAAGAGCGGCGACCCCTACATTACCCACCCGCTGGCGGTGGCGACGATCCTGGCCGAGCTCGGTATGGACACCACCACGCTGGTCGCCGCGTTGCTTCATGACACGGTGGAGGACACCCGCACCTCTCTGGCTGAGATCACTACGCAGTTTGGGGCCGATGTAGCGCATCTGGTCGATGGCGTGACCAAGCTCGACAAGGTGAAGTTCGGCGACGCCGCCGAAGCCGAGACGATTCGCAAGATGATCGTGGCGATGGCCCGTGACCCGCGGGTGCTGGTCATCAAGCTGGCCGACCGGCTGCACAACATGCGTACTCTGCGCTTTCTCCCACCGGCCAAGCAGGAGCGAAAGGCCCGTGAAACGCTGGAGGTTCTCGCTCCACTGGCCCATCGACTGGGTATGAACACGGTCAAGTGGGAGCTCGAGGACCTCGCCTTCGCGACGCTGTACCCGAAGCGGTACGACGAGATCGTGCGGCTCGTCGCCGACCGTGCTCCGTCCCGCGACACCTACCTCCACGAGGTCATCGAACGGGTCAACAACGACCTGAAAGAGGGCGCCATCAAGGCGGCCATCACCGGCCGTCCGAAGCACTACTACTCGATCTACCAGAAGATGATCGTGCGCGGTCGTGACTTCACCGACATCTACGATCTGGTCGGAATCCGTGTCCTCGTCGACACCGAGCGGGACTGCTACGCAACCCTCGGGGTGATCCACGCGAACTGGCAGCCGGTACCGGGGCGGTTCAAGGACTACATCGCGATGCCCAAGTTCAACATGTACCAGTCGCTGCACACCACAGTGATCGGGCCGGGCGGCAAGCCGGTGGAGCTGCAGATCCGCACCCACGCGATGCACCGCACCGCTGAGTACGGCATCGCCGCGCACTGGAAGTACAAGGAGATCAAGAACGTCTCCGCTGCCGAGCCGTCGGCCGTCTCGGATGAGATGGGTTGGCTGCGCCAGCTGCTGGACTGGCAGCGCGAGACGCAGGAGCCCGACGAGTTCCTCGACTCGCTGCGTTACGACCTCGGCGCCAACGAGGTCTACGTCTTCACACCGAAGGGCGAGGTGGTCGCGCTGCCGGCCGGCTCCACCCCGGTCGACTTCGCCTACGCCGTGCATACCGAGGTCGGGCACCGCTGTATCGGGGCCCGGGTGAACGGCAAGCTGGTTGCCCTGGAGGGGGAGCTCGACAACGGGGACACCGTCGAGATCTTCACCTCCAAGGCTGAGAACGCCGGACCGTCGCGGGACTGGATGGCCTTCGTCAAGTCGCCCCGGGCGAAGACCAAAATTCGGCAGTGGTTTGCCCGGGAACGCCGTGAGGATGCGGTGGATGCCGGAAAGACCGCGCTGACCAAGGCGATGCGCAAGGCGGCACTGCCGATGCAGCGAATGCTCGGCGGGGATGTGCTGCTCACCATCGCCCGCGATCTACACCTGGCCGATATCACTGCGCTCTATGCGAACATCGGCGAGGGCCACGTCTCGGCCCAGGCGGTCGTCCAGAAGCTCGTCGCGCAGCTGGGTGGGCTGGAGGGCGCGGTTGAGGACCTCGCCGAGACCACCCGGCCGTCGATGGATCCGCCCGGCTCGACCATCAAGCGCTCCTCAGGGGACGCGGGCGTCGTGGTCAAGGGCGTCAGCGATGTCTGGGTCAAGCTGGCCCGTTGCTGCACTCCGGTTCCGGGTGACGCCATCATGGGCTTCGTCACTCGTGGCGGGGGAGTCTCGGTACACCGGCTGGCCTGCACCAATGCCGCCGTGCTGCTAGAGCAGCAGGATCGCAACGTGGAGGTCGAGTGGGCGCCGTCGTCCGAGTCGGTCTTCGTGGTGTCGATCCAGGTCGAGGCGCTGGACCGCCATCGGCTGCTCTCGGATGTCAGCCGGGTGCTCTCAGACGAGCGGGTGAACATCCTGTCGGCATCGGTGAGCACGAATCGTGATCGCGTCGCCGTCAGCAAATTCACCTTCGAGCTGGGCGAGGCGAAACACCTGGGCCATCTGCTGCGGACAATCCGCAACGTGGACGGCGTCTATGACGTGTACCGGGTGCACTCGAACTGA
- a CDS encoding adenine phosphoribosyltransferase, with protein MSGPVGDAGAEVAATVSTGMRDVQDFPLPGVLFKDISPLLADPQAFGMAVRALADAARAAGGVDLVSGVEARGFVLAAALANELNCGLVLVRKAGKLPPPTVTREYQLEYGTAVLEVPLGVLDGRRVYVVDDVLATGGTLAAATQLLTEAGAEISGTGVLLEIGFLNGRAALSGLSGSSGPRVTALLRV; from the coding sequence ATGAGTGGCCCAGTCGGCGATGCCGGCGCCGAGGTCGCGGCCACGGTCAGCACCGGGATGCGAGACGTTCAGGACTTCCCGCTGCCGGGTGTGCTCTTCAAGGACATCTCGCCCCTGCTGGCTGACCCGCAGGCCTTCGGCATGGCCGTCCGAGCTCTGGCTGACGCGGCGCGGGCGGCCGGCGGCGTCGACCTGGTCTCCGGCGTCGAGGCTCGGGGCTTCGTGCTCGCGGCCGCCCTCGCGAACGAGCTGAACTGTGGGCTGGTACTGGTTCGCAAGGCCGGAAAGCTCCCACCGCCCACGGTGACCCGCGAATACCAACTCGAGTACGGCACGGCGGTTTTGGAGGTGCCGCTGGGTGTCCTCGACGGCCGCCGGGTGTACGTCGTCGATGACGTGCTGGCCACCGGGGGAACACTCGCGGCTGCTACGCAGTTGTTGACTGAGGCGGGTGCCGAGATCTCCGGAACCGGAGTGCTGCTGGAGATCGGCTTCCTCAACGGCCGCGCTGCCCTGTCCGGCCTGTCCGGCTCGTCCGGCCCCCGGGTGACGGCACTGCTTCGGGTCTGA
- the secF gene encoding protein translocase subunit SecF, whose protein sequence is MSAFTKLYRGETNYNFIGSRKRWYLASGIMIAICILAFVIRGFNFGVEFAGGSQFQIQTHGSSISTSQVEDAFNAAGLPPADAAQEVGSGASRQIVVKTKSVGAIELNNVENSVSKSTGIPKSDINATTVSSDWGRDVTKSAIQALIVFLIVVSIYISFRFQWRMAVGAMIALLHDLIIAAGIYSLIGFEVTPSTVVGLLTILGFSLYDTVVVYDKVSENSQNLLAGSRMTFSEAANLAVNQTLMRSINTSLISLLPVAGLLFVGAGILGVGTIKDLALILFVGLASGAYSSLFLATPLVVDLTERQPAYKQLTRRVMAKRASDKHEAVEISPVAVAAAAAARRGSGPMPAPKPGARPQRRR, encoded by the coding sequence ATGAGCGCCTTCACCAAGCTTTACCGCGGCGAGACCAACTACAACTTCATCGGTTCGCGGAAGCGGTGGTATCTGGCTTCCGGCATCATGATCGCGATCTGCATCCTGGCGTTCGTGATTCGTGGCTTCAACTTCGGTGTGGAGTTCGCCGGCGGCAGCCAGTTCCAGATTCAGACCCACGGCTCGTCGATCTCGACCAGTCAGGTCGAGGACGCCTTCAACGCCGCCGGCCTACCACCGGCCGACGCGGCCCAGGAGGTCGGCAGCGGTGCCAGCCGCCAGATCGTCGTCAAGACGAAGTCGGTCGGCGCGATTGAGCTGAACAACGTCGAGAACTCGGTCTCCAAGTCGACCGGTATCCCGAAGAGTGACATCAACGCCACCACGGTCAGTTCCGACTGGGGTCGTGACGTCACCAAGTCGGCGATCCAGGCCCTGATCGTGTTCCTGATTGTGGTCTCGATCTACATTTCGTTCCGCTTCCAATGGCGGATGGCGGTCGGTGCGATGATTGCGCTGCTGCACGACCTCATCATCGCCGCCGGAATCTATTCGCTCATCGGCTTCGAGGTGACGCCCTCGACGGTGGTCGGACTGCTGACCATTCTCGGGTTCTCGCTGTATGACACCGTGGTCGTCTACGACAAGGTTTCGGAGAACTCTCAGAACCTGCTCGCCGGTAGCCGGATGACCTTCTCCGAGGCGGCCAACCTGGCCGTCAACCAGACGCTCATGCGCTCGATCAACACTTCATTGATCTCGCTGCTCCCGGTCGCCGGTCTGCTCTTCGTCGGTGCCGGAATCCTCGGTGTGGGCACCATCAAGGACCTGGCGCTGATCCTCTTCGTCGGGCTGGCGTCCGGGGCGTACTCCTCACTCTTCCTGGCCACCCCGCTGGTCGTGGACCTGACCGAGCGGCAGCCGGCCTACAAGCAACTGACGCGCCGGGTGATGGCGAAGCGGGCCAGTGACAAGCACGAGGCGGTCGAGATCTCCCCGGTCGCCGTCGCGGCCGCCGCGGCGGCTCGACGCGGCTCAGGACCGATGCCGGCCCCGAAGCCCGGGGCGCGCCCGCAGCGTCGTCGTTGA
- the secD gene encoding protein translocase subunit SecD, with product MAPPAGTLRVGRYFLALLAIFVVLYAIVFWPGQSRTPKLGLDLEGGTQVVFQAKTPDGSTPSKSSMEEARSIMDQRVNAYGVSEAQVVIEGSDRIVISIPGHNAADQLASIGSAAQLNFRPLIMPVVQPVAAAAAAAASASAASASAGTASGSGASTSPAASASAASTSPSANGSSSVAPKDESSRQLSPQDASARELAAAPHQASGSAAPTSAAAPASAAASTPAAAAATPTLTPAQQTLLSGTTVTENPFSVLDFPIPTTETDYEKLTSTQQQLLQATASHFDCASSPPDTKQAQTLLACDSHDKPTLVYFLGPVIVPGTEISDASAQLNSTNQWIVSLDLKSSGQAAWADYTTKHNTSGSTATPDYTSCGTSSVPCANFVAFTLDGAVVSSPYNQSAINGGSTQISGSFTQSSATNLADQLRYGALPLNFGDPLTASNVSATLGSAQLKAGLLAGGIGLALVVIYSLLYYRGLGLVTIASLVVSGGLTYGCIVFLSRQIGFTLTLAGIAGFIVAVGITADSFVVFFERIKDEVHEGRSMRVAVPRAWVRARRTILSADTVSFLAAAVLYFFAAGDVKGFAFTLGLSTILDLVVVFLFTHPLVSLLSRSATFGSAGFTGLNSARAGGVVADDSTQVKRRTKTAPPADPEPRVPTGSIRLSKPSAKAAPTAVAVAEPEANVGDELGDQDEADTAVDSDAVTPTAAAPTVSTVGSEADPLEATEPSPAPAAEPSPKVSPASGTAAERAAARRARLRAQNAGTSSDDDSKGQS from the coding sequence GTGGCTCCACCCGCCGGAACGCTGCGCGTCGGGCGTTATTTCTTAGCGCTGCTCGCCATCTTTGTTGTCCTCTATGCGATCGTCTTCTGGCCCGGCCAGTCACGCACGCCGAAGCTCGGGCTCGACCTCGAAGGCGGGACACAGGTCGTCTTCCAGGCGAAGACGCCGGACGGCTCGACGCCGTCGAAGTCCTCTATGGAGGAGGCGCGCTCGATCATGGATCAGCGCGTAAACGCTTACGGTGTCTCTGAGGCCCAGGTCGTCATCGAGGGCAGTGACCGCATCGTCATCTCGATCCCCGGCCACAACGCCGCCGATCAGCTGGCCAGTATCGGCAGCGCCGCCCAGCTGAACTTCCGGCCGCTCATCATGCCGGTCGTGCAGCCGGTGGCGGCGGCCGCCGCCGCCGCGGCGTCGGCCTCCGCGGCCAGTGCGAGCGCGGGGACGGCGTCCGGCTCAGGCGCATCGACATCTCCGGCCGCCTCGGCCAGCGCGGCGTCGACCAGCCCGTCGGCCAATGGGTCGTCGAGCGTGGCCCCCAAGGACGAGTCGTCCCGGCAACTGAGCCCGCAGGACGCCTCGGCTCGTGAGCTGGCGGCTGCGCCGCACCAAGCCTCCGGATCGGCCGCGCCGACCTCGGCGGCGGCCCCGGCCAGTGCGGCGGCAAGCACTCCGGCGGCCGCGGCCGCGACGCCCACCCTCACCCCGGCGCAGCAGACGCTCCTCTCGGGCACCACGGTGACCGAGAACCCCTTCTCAGTTCTCGACTTCCCGATCCCGACCACTGAGACCGACTACGAGAAGCTCACCTCGACCCAGCAGCAGCTTCTGCAGGCGACGGCGTCGCACTTCGACTGTGCGTCAAGCCCGCCGGACACCAAGCAGGCGCAGACCCTGCTGGCCTGTGACTCGCACGACAAGCCGACGCTGGTGTACTTCCTCGGCCCGGTGATCGTGCCCGGAACCGAGATCAGCGATGCCTCAGCCCAGCTGAACTCGACCAACCAGTGGATCGTCTCGCTCGATCTGAAGAGCAGCGGCCAGGCGGCCTGGGCCGACTACACGACCAAGCACAACACCAGTGGGTCGACTGCGACCCCGGACTACACCAGCTGCGGCACGAGCAGCGTGCCCTGCGCTAACTTCGTGGCCTTCACCCTCGACGGCGCGGTGGTCTCCTCGCCCTACAACCAGTCGGCGATCAATGGTGGCAGCACGCAGATCAGCGGCTCCTTCACGCAGAGCTCGGCTACCAATCTGGCCGACCAGCTCCGTTACGGCGCGCTGCCCCTGAACTTCGGGGACCCGCTGACCGCCTCCAACGTGAGTGCCACGCTCGGCAGCGCTCAGCTGAAGGCCGGCCTGCTGGCCGGAGGCATCGGACTGGCCCTCGTCGTGATCTACTCGCTGCTGTATTACCGCGGGCTTGGTTTGGTCACCATCGCATCGCTGGTGGTCTCCGGCGGCCTGACCTACGGCTGCATCGTCTTCCTCTCCCGGCAGATCGGTTTCACCCTGACCCTCGCCGGTATCGCCGGTTTCATCGTTGCGGTGGGTATCACCGCTGACTCATTCGTCGTGTTCTTCGAACGAATAAAGGACGAAGTGCACGAGGGTAGATCCATGCGGGTCGCGGTGCCGCGCGCCTGGGTTAGGGCCCGGCGCACGATTCTCTCGGCGGATACGGTCTCCTTCCTCGCCGCGGCGGTGCTCTACTTCTTCGCTGCCGGTGACGTGAAGGGCTTCGCATTCACCCTCGGCCTCTCCACCATCCTCGACCTCGTCGTCGTCTTCCTCTTCACCCACCCGCTGGTGTCACTGCTATCGCGCAGCGCCACCTTCGGGTCCGCGGGCTTTACCGGGCTCAACTCGGCACGGGCGGGCGGTGTCGTAGCCGATGACTCGACGCAGGTGAAGCGCCGGACGAAGACGGCCCCACCGGCTGATCCCGAACCGCGCGTTCCGACCGGATCGATCCGTCTCAGCAAGCCGTCGGCCAAGGCCGCGCCGACTGCCGTTGCGGTCGCCGAGCCCGAGGCCAACGTCGGCGATGAGCTCGGCGATCAGGACGAGGCCGACACTGCGGTCGATAGCGACGCGGTCACACCAACCGCCGCAGCGCCGACGGTGTCGACGGTGGGTTCGGAGGCAGATCCGCTCGAAGCAACCGAACCGAGCCCAGCGCCGGCGGCCGAGCCGTCGCCCAAGGTGAGCCCGGCGTCGGGCACCGCAGCCGAACGAGCGGCTGCTCGTCGAGCGCGACTGCGGGCACAGAACGCCGGAACGTCATCTGACGACGACAGCAAGGGCCAGAGCTGA
- the yajC gene encoding preprotein translocase subunit YajC, whose product MKILPLVIIILILAGMFLFAQRAKQRAAGAESARRATIGLGSEVMTTSGLYGQVVAIDPDGDTVLLRIAPGIEVKWAFAALRDIASLPAQYRLGEQAVGEQATGSDPEPGTQAGTQTSD is encoded by the coding sequence ATGAAGATTCTTCCGCTCGTCATAATCATCCTCATCCTCGCTGGGATGTTCCTCTTCGCCCAGCGGGCCAAACAGCGCGCTGCCGGCGCCGAATCCGCCCGTCGGGCCACGATCGGCCTCGGTAGTGAGGTGATGACCACCTCCGGCCTCTACGGTCAGGTCGTCGCCATTGATCCGGACGGGGACACGGTGCTGCTGCGAATCGCGCCCGGCATCGAGGTCAAGTGGGCCTTCGCCGCCCTGCGTGACATCGCCTCCCTGCCCGCCCAGTACCGTCTGGGGGAGCAGGCAGTCGGTGAGCAGGCGACCGGATCGGATCCAGAACCGGGAACGCAGGCGGGCACTCAGACGTCTGACTGA